The proteins below are encoded in one region of Oncorhynchus masou masou isolate Uvic2021 unplaced genomic scaffold, UVic_Omas_1.1 unplaced_scaffold_2964, whole genome shotgun sequence:
- the LOC135534066 gene encoding zinc finger protein 271-like isoform X2, whose translation MNEDSADLSIPPLSCSTEPNPPESLVPDSNHRDIDTCSEIPRFNIVVKEEEDWDVDDTVERGASSNSSSSDGAPAEPEQHQENRAKKFWSCPDCGIEIAHPSNFNRHLRTHTNLAKESSVCPICGKDFVHPSKLKRHFRTHTGEKPYQCSVCGKRFTLKPHLERHQMTHPGGKQPDATKRHPCSDCGKECFSAYELKMHMRKHTGERPHQCSYCEMSFGCKGTLSRHVRRHTGAPTPKPYQCSQCGKRYESPSRLRQHQTVHTGEKPYECSDCGRGFASTEGLRKRQCSHASNHSNQCTLGIPDMVSSSGSQTMNIKVEDEEQVLAINVKEEEEEEMVVSVNADREKPYRCTSCKNTFDHRSSLARHKQSHTSVAQYSCSECGKEFSQSWTFKIHMQQHTGEHPYHCCQCDKSFSASTLHKRHQRLHTEVKPYPCSLCRNELSSSANQCCLHAGEGPVASLSQAPGQGSQQQVSAAVEESVVLDVKVKEEEEDPAFERPDHCSESEGSPSTSGLPEQHQGNHTVKKIHCCSVCGKNCHKLSKLQIHMRTHTGEKPYSCSVCGKQFSDKGNLKKHQTVHTGEKLYSCTVCGESFSSSSNLTKHQRTHTGASQVSVAVEECGFTPPLVIKVKEEDEDPAFAEKHNHCTDSEVSHSTSGEPKKKQENHTAKSSHCCTVCGRDCQKLSSLLIHMRIHTGEKPYPCSVCGKQFRVKRHLQDHQKVHTGEKPYVCSKCDKRFGFASALKRHQWLHAEEKPYSCSVCGKGFGRPDQLKDHSLQHAGKPHCCSVCGKGFSRPDQLKDHSLQHAGKPHYCSVCGKCFSEKGYLEDHQSVHTGEKRHPCPVCKKSFVRLAGLKVHLRYHTGEKPYSCAKCGQSFISSQKLQRHQKTHAGLPPVEFQNPVTIEGEREGEDEEVGGLINSDGEEVGWDLHRLDESSEGRTSTSGEPKET comes from the exons ATGAATGAG GATTCTGCCGACctatccatcccccctctctcctgctccactGAACCCAACCCTCCAGAGTCACTGGTTCCTGACTCTAACCATAGAGACATCGACACCTGCAGTGAAATACCCAGATTTAACATTGTAGTCAAGGAGGAGGAAGACTGGGACGTGGATGATACTG TCGAACGAGGAGCGAGTTCTAACTCCAGCTCTAGTGATGGGGCACCAGCAGAACCTGAACAGCACCAGGAGAATCGAGCTAAGAAGTTTTGGAGCTGCCCAGATTGTGGAATAGAGATCGCTCACCCATCTAATTTCAACAGACAcctgagaacacacacaaaccttGCTAAGGAATCTTCCGTCTGTCCAATATGTGGGAAAGACTTTGTTCACCCCTCCAAACTGAAGAGACATTTCCGaacacatacaggagagaagccttaccagtGCTCTGTGTGCGGGAAGCGATTCACACTGAAGCCCCACCTGGAAAGACATCAGATGACCCACCCTGGAGGGAAGCAGCCAGACGCGACAAAGAGGCACCCATGCTCCGATTGTGGAAAGGAATGTTTCTCTGCATATGAACTGAAGATGCACATGAGAAAGCACACCGGGGAGAGACCTCACCAGTGCTCCTACTGCGAGATGAGCTTTGGCTGTAAGGGAACTCTATCGAGACACGTACGACGCCATACAGGAGCACCCACACCGAAACCTTACCAATGCTCACAGTGTGGGAAGAGATACGAGTCACCGTCGAGGCTCAGGCAGCATCAGACTgtgcacactggagagaaaccttacgaGTGCTCTGATTGCGGGAGGGGTTTCGCTTCGACCGAAGGTCTTCGCAAACGTCAATGCAGCCATGCCAGTAACCATAGCAATCAGTGTACACTGGGAATTCCAGATATGGTGTCATCATCGGGCAGTCAAACTATGAATATCAAGGTCGAAGACGAGGAACAGGTGCTGGCAATTAATgtcaaagaggaagaggaggaggaaatggTTGTTTCTGTCAATGCTGATAGAGAGAAACCTTACCGTTGTACCTCCTGTAAAAATACCTTTGATCACCGTAGCTCTCTAGCAAGACACAAACAATCCCACACTAGTGTCGCACAATACAGCTGCTCAGAATGTGGGAAGGAATTCAGCCAATCGTGGACTTTCAAGATTCACATGCAACAGCACACCGGAGAGCACCCGTACCACTGCTGTCAGTGTGATAAGAGTTTCTCAGCTTCAACACTCCACAAAAGACACCAGCGACTTCACACTGAGGTGAAACCTTACCCCTGCTCTCTCTGCAGAAATGAATTATCCTCGTCAGCAAATCAGTGCTGTCTCCATGCTGGAGAAGGACCTGTGGCTAGCCTGAGCCAAGCTCCTGGACAGGGATCACAGCAGCAGGTGTCTGCAGCGGTAGAGGAGTCTGTTGTACTGGATGTcaaagtgaaagaggaggaggaggatcctGCTTTTG AGAGACCTGACCACTGCTCTGAGAGTGAAGGGAGTCCCTCTACATCAGGACTACCTGAACAACACCAGGGGAATCACACAGTTAAGAAGATTCACTGCTGTTCGGTGTGTGGAAAAAACTGTCACAAGTTATCAAAACTACAAATACATATGAGAactcacacaggagaaaagccttactcctgctctgtctgCGGGAAGCAATTCAGTGACAAAGGAAACCTGAAAAAACACCAGACGgtgcacacaggagagaagctgtACAGTTGCACCGTGTGCGGGGAGAGTTTCTCTTCATCGTCAAATCTTACcaaacaccagagaacacacacaggagcgaGTCAAGTGTCTGTAGCTGTAGAAGAGTGTGGTTTTACACCACCATTGGTTATCAAAGTGAAAGAGGAGGACGAGGATCCTGCTTTTG CAGAGAAACATAACCACTGCACTGACAGTGAAGTGAGTCACTCTACATCAGGAGAAcctaaaaaaaaacaggagaatCACACAGCAAAGAGCTCTCATTGCTGTACAGTGTGCGGAAGAGATTGCCAAAAGCTATCATCACTGCTAATACAtatgagaatacacacaggagaaaagccataCCCTTGCTCTGTGTGTGGAAAGCAGTTCCGTGTAAAAAGACATCTTCAAGACCACCAGAAAgtgcacactggagagaaaccttacgtCTGCTCCAAATGTGACAAGAGGTTTGGTTTCGCCTCAGCCTTGAAAAGGCACCAGTGGTTACACGCAGAAGAGaaaccttactcctgctctgtgtGTGGGAAGGGTTTCGGCCGTCCAGATCAGTTAAAGGACCACTCTCTGCAACACGCAGGGAAACCCCACTGCTGTTCTGTGTGTGGGAAAGGTTTCAGCCGTCCAGATCAGCTAAAGGACCACTCTCTGCAACACGCAGGGAAACCCCACTACTGTTCTGTGTGTGGGAAGTGTTTCAGTGAGAAGGGGTATCTTGAAGACCACCAGTCAgtgcacactggagagaaacgaCACCCTTGCCCTGTCTGCAAGAAGAGTTTTGTAAGATTAGCAGGCCTTAAAGTCCACCTCAGATAtcatacaggagagaaaccttacagctGCGCTAAATGCGGCCAGAGCTTCATTAGTTCTCAAAAACTTCAGAGACACCAGAAAACTCATGCTGGTTTACCACCTGTTGAGTTTCAAAACCCTGTTACAATTgaaggagagcgggagggagaagATGAGGAAGTTGGTGGTCTGATTAATTCAGATGGAGAAGAGGTTGGTTGGGATCTTCATCGTCTCG ACGAGAGTTCGGAGGGGAGAACCTCTACATCAGGAGAACCTAAAGAAACCTAG
- the LOC135534066 gene encoding zinc finger protein 271-like isoform X3, whose translation MNEDSADLSIPPLSCSTEPNPPESLVPDSNHRDIDTCSEIPRFNIVVKEEEDWDVDDTVERGASSNSSSSDGAPAEPEQHQENRAKKFWSCPDCGIEIAHPSNFNRHLRTHTNLAKESSVCPICGKDFVHPSKLKRHFRTHTGEKPYQCSVCGKRFTLKPHLERHQMTHPGGKQPDATKRHPCSDCGKECFSAYELKMHMRKHTGERPHQCSYCEMSFGCKGTLSRHVRRHTGAPTPKPYQCSQCGKRYESPSRLRQHQTVHTGEKPYECSDCGRGFASTEGLRKRQCSHASNHSNQCTLGIPDMVSSSGSQTMNIKVEDEEQVLAINVKEEEEEEMVVSVNADREKPYRCTSCKNTFDHRSSLARHKQSHTSVAQYSCSECGKEFSQSWTFKIHMQQHTGEHPYHCCQCDKSFSASTLHKRHQRLHTEVKPYPCSLCRNELSSSANQCCLHAGEGPVASLSQAPGQGSQQQVSAAVEESVVLDVKVKEEEEDPAFEERPDHCSESEGSPSTSGLPEQHQGNHTVKKIHCCSVCGKNCHKLSKLQIHMRTHTGEKPYSCSVCGKQFSDKGNLKKHQTVHTGEKLYSCTVCGESFSSSSNLTKHQRTHTGASQVSVAVEECGFTPPLVIKVKEEDEDPAFGKLKQRNITTALTVK comes from the exons ATGAATGAG GATTCTGCCGACctatccatcccccctctctcctgctccactGAACCCAACCCTCCAGAGTCACTGGTTCCTGACTCTAACCATAGAGACATCGACACCTGCAGTGAAATACCCAGATTTAACATTGTAGTCAAGGAGGAGGAAGACTGGGACGTGGATGATACTG TCGAACGAGGAGCGAGTTCTAACTCCAGCTCTAGTGATGGGGCACCAGCAGAACCTGAACAGCACCAGGAGAATCGAGCTAAGAAGTTTTGGAGCTGCCCAGATTGTGGAATAGAGATCGCTCACCCATCTAATTTCAACAGACAcctgagaacacacacaaaccttGCTAAGGAATCTTCCGTCTGTCCAATATGTGGGAAAGACTTTGTTCACCCCTCCAAACTGAAGAGACATTTCCGaacacatacaggagagaagccttaccagtGCTCTGTGTGCGGGAAGCGATTCACACTGAAGCCCCACCTGGAAAGACATCAGATGACCCACCCTGGAGGGAAGCAGCCAGACGCGACAAAGAGGCACCCATGCTCCGATTGTGGAAAGGAATGTTTCTCTGCATATGAACTGAAGATGCACATGAGAAAGCACACCGGGGAGAGACCTCACCAGTGCTCCTACTGCGAGATGAGCTTTGGCTGTAAGGGAACTCTATCGAGACACGTACGACGCCATACAGGAGCACCCACACCGAAACCTTACCAATGCTCACAGTGTGGGAAGAGATACGAGTCACCGTCGAGGCTCAGGCAGCATCAGACTgtgcacactggagagaaaccttacgaGTGCTCTGATTGCGGGAGGGGTTTCGCTTCGACCGAAGGTCTTCGCAAACGTCAATGCAGCCATGCCAGTAACCATAGCAATCAGTGTACACTGGGAATTCCAGATATGGTGTCATCATCGGGCAGTCAAACTATGAATATCAAGGTCGAAGACGAGGAACAGGTGCTGGCAATTAATgtcaaagaggaagaggaggaggaaatggTTGTTTCTGTCAATGCTGATAGAGAGAAACCTTACCGTTGTACCTCCTGTAAAAATACCTTTGATCACCGTAGCTCTCTAGCAAGACACAAACAATCCCACACTAGTGTCGCACAATACAGCTGCTCAGAATGTGGGAAGGAATTCAGCCAATCGTGGACTTTCAAGATTCACATGCAACAGCACACCGGAGAGCACCCGTACCACTGCTGTCAGTGTGATAAGAGTTTCTCAGCTTCAACACTCCACAAAAGACACCAGCGACTTCACACTGAGGTGAAACCTTACCCCTGCTCTCTCTGCAGAAATGAATTATCCTCGTCAGCAAATCAGTGCTGTCTCCATGCTGGAGAAGGACCTGTGGCTAGCCTGAGCCAAGCTCCTGGACAGGGATCACAGCAGCAGGTGTCTGCAGCGGTAGAGGAGTCTGTTGTACTGGATGTcaaagtgaaagaggaggaggaggatcctGCTTTTG AAGAGAGACCTGACCACTGCTCTGAGAGTGAAGGGAGTCCCTCTACATCAGGACTACCTGAACAACACCAGGGGAATCACACAGTTAAGAAGATTCACTGCTGTTCGGTGTGTGGAAAAAACTGTCACAAGTTATCAAAACTACAAATACATATGAGAactcacacaggagaaaagccttactcctgctctgtctgCGGGAAGCAATTCAGTGACAAAGGAAACCTGAAAAAACACCAGACGgtgcacacaggagagaagctgtACAGTTGCACCGTGTGCGGGGAGAGTTTCTCTTCATCGTCAAATCTTACcaaacaccagagaacacacacaggagcgaGTCAAGTGTCTGTAGCTGTAGAAGAGTGTGGTTTTACACCACCATTGGTTATCAAAGTGAAAGAGGAGGACGAGGATCCTGCTTTTGGTAAGTTAAAG CAGAGAAACATAACCACTGCACTGACAGTGAAGTGA
- the LOC135534066 gene encoding zinc finger protein 271-like isoform X1 codes for MNEDSADLSIPPLSCSTEPNPPESLVPDSNHRDIDTCSEIPRFNIVVKEEEDWDVDDTVERGASSNSSSSDGAPAEPEQHQENRAKKFWSCPDCGIEIAHPSNFNRHLRTHTNLAKESSVCPICGKDFVHPSKLKRHFRTHTGEKPYQCSVCGKRFTLKPHLERHQMTHPGGKQPDATKRHPCSDCGKECFSAYELKMHMRKHTGERPHQCSYCEMSFGCKGTLSRHVRRHTGAPTPKPYQCSQCGKRYESPSRLRQHQTVHTGEKPYECSDCGRGFASTEGLRKRQCSHASNHSNQCTLGIPDMVSSSGSQTMNIKVEDEEQVLAINVKEEEEEEMVVSVNADREKPYRCTSCKNTFDHRSSLARHKQSHTSVAQYSCSECGKEFSQSWTFKIHMQQHTGEHPYHCCQCDKSFSASTLHKRHQRLHTEVKPYPCSLCRNELSSSANQCCLHAGEGPVASLSQAPGQGSQQQVSAAVEESVVLDVKVKEEEEDPAFEERPDHCSESEGSPSTSGLPEQHQGNHTVKKIHCCSVCGKNCHKLSKLQIHMRTHTGEKPYSCSVCGKQFSDKGNLKKHQTVHTGEKLYSCTVCGESFSSSSNLTKHQRTHTGASQVSVAVEECGFTPPLVIKVKEEDEDPAFAEKHNHCTDSEVSHSTSGEPKKKQENHTAKSSHCCTVCGRDCQKLSSLLIHMRIHTGEKPYPCSVCGKQFRVKRHLQDHQKVHTGEKPYVCSKCDKRFGFASALKRHQWLHAEEKPYSCSVCGKGFGRPDQLKDHSLQHAGKPHCCSVCGKGFSRPDQLKDHSLQHAGKPHYCSVCGKCFSEKGYLEDHQSVHTGEKRHPCPVCKKSFVRLAGLKVHLRYHTGEKPYSCAKCGQSFISSQKLQRHQKTHAGLPPVEFQNPVTIEGEREGEDEEVGGLINSDGEEVGWDLHRLDESSEGRTSTSGEPKET; via the exons ATGAATGAG GATTCTGCCGACctatccatcccccctctctcctgctccactGAACCCAACCCTCCAGAGTCACTGGTTCCTGACTCTAACCATAGAGACATCGACACCTGCAGTGAAATACCCAGATTTAACATTGTAGTCAAGGAGGAGGAAGACTGGGACGTGGATGATACTG TCGAACGAGGAGCGAGTTCTAACTCCAGCTCTAGTGATGGGGCACCAGCAGAACCTGAACAGCACCAGGAGAATCGAGCTAAGAAGTTTTGGAGCTGCCCAGATTGTGGAATAGAGATCGCTCACCCATCTAATTTCAACAGACAcctgagaacacacacaaaccttGCTAAGGAATCTTCCGTCTGTCCAATATGTGGGAAAGACTTTGTTCACCCCTCCAAACTGAAGAGACATTTCCGaacacatacaggagagaagccttaccagtGCTCTGTGTGCGGGAAGCGATTCACACTGAAGCCCCACCTGGAAAGACATCAGATGACCCACCCTGGAGGGAAGCAGCCAGACGCGACAAAGAGGCACCCATGCTCCGATTGTGGAAAGGAATGTTTCTCTGCATATGAACTGAAGATGCACATGAGAAAGCACACCGGGGAGAGACCTCACCAGTGCTCCTACTGCGAGATGAGCTTTGGCTGTAAGGGAACTCTATCGAGACACGTACGACGCCATACAGGAGCACCCACACCGAAACCTTACCAATGCTCACAGTGTGGGAAGAGATACGAGTCACCGTCGAGGCTCAGGCAGCATCAGACTgtgcacactggagagaaaccttacgaGTGCTCTGATTGCGGGAGGGGTTTCGCTTCGACCGAAGGTCTTCGCAAACGTCAATGCAGCCATGCCAGTAACCATAGCAATCAGTGTACACTGGGAATTCCAGATATGGTGTCATCATCGGGCAGTCAAACTATGAATATCAAGGTCGAAGACGAGGAACAGGTGCTGGCAATTAATgtcaaagaggaagaggaggaggaaatggTTGTTTCTGTCAATGCTGATAGAGAGAAACCTTACCGTTGTACCTCCTGTAAAAATACCTTTGATCACCGTAGCTCTCTAGCAAGACACAAACAATCCCACACTAGTGTCGCACAATACAGCTGCTCAGAATGTGGGAAGGAATTCAGCCAATCGTGGACTTTCAAGATTCACATGCAACAGCACACCGGAGAGCACCCGTACCACTGCTGTCAGTGTGATAAGAGTTTCTCAGCTTCAACACTCCACAAAAGACACCAGCGACTTCACACTGAGGTGAAACCTTACCCCTGCTCTCTCTGCAGAAATGAATTATCCTCGTCAGCAAATCAGTGCTGTCTCCATGCTGGAGAAGGACCTGTGGCTAGCCTGAGCCAAGCTCCTGGACAGGGATCACAGCAGCAGGTGTCTGCAGCGGTAGAGGAGTCTGTTGTACTGGATGTcaaagtgaaagaggaggaggaggatcctGCTTTTG AAGAGAGACCTGACCACTGCTCTGAGAGTGAAGGGAGTCCCTCTACATCAGGACTACCTGAACAACACCAGGGGAATCACACAGTTAAGAAGATTCACTGCTGTTCGGTGTGTGGAAAAAACTGTCACAAGTTATCAAAACTACAAATACATATGAGAactcacacaggagaaaagccttactcctgctctgtctgCGGGAAGCAATTCAGTGACAAAGGAAACCTGAAAAAACACCAGACGgtgcacacaggagagaagctgtACAGTTGCACCGTGTGCGGGGAGAGTTTCTCTTCATCGTCAAATCTTACcaaacaccagagaacacacacaggagcgaGTCAAGTGTCTGTAGCTGTAGAAGAGTGTGGTTTTACACCACCATTGGTTATCAAAGTGAAAGAGGAGGACGAGGATCCTGCTTTTG CAGAGAAACATAACCACTGCACTGACAGTGAAGTGAGTCACTCTACATCAGGAGAAcctaaaaaaaaacaggagaatCACACAGCAAAGAGCTCTCATTGCTGTACAGTGTGCGGAAGAGATTGCCAAAAGCTATCATCACTGCTAATACAtatgagaatacacacaggagaaaagccataCCCTTGCTCTGTGTGTGGAAAGCAGTTCCGTGTAAAAAGACATCTTCAAGACCACCAGAAAgtgcacactggagagaaaccttacgtCTGCTCCAAATGTGACAAGAGGTTTGGTTTCGCCTCAGCCTTGAAAAGGCACCAGTGGTTACACGCAGAAGAGaaaccttactcctgctctgtgtGTGGGAAGGGTTTCGGCCGTCCAGATCAGTTAAAGGACCACTCTCTGCAACACGCAGGGAAACCCCACTGCTGTTCTGTGTGTGGGAAAGGTTTCAGCCGTCCAGATCAGCTAAAGGACCACTCTCTGCAACACGCAGGGAAACCCCACTACTGTTCTGTGTGTGGGAAGTGTTTCAGTGAGAAGGGGTATCTTGAAGACCACCAGTCAgtgcacactggagagaaacgaCACCCTTGCCCTGTCTGCAAGAAGAGTTTTGTAAGATTAGCAGGCCTTAAAGTCCACCTCAGATAtcatacaggagagaaaccttacagctGCGCTAAATGCGGCCAGAGCTTCATTAGTTCTCAAAAACTTCAGAGACACCAGAAAACTCATGCTGGTTTACCACCTGTTGAGTTTCAAAACCCTGTTACAATTgaaggagagcgggagggagaagATGAGGAAGTTGGTGGTCTGATTAATTCAGATGGAGAAGAGGTTGGTTGGGATCTTCATCGTCTCG ACGAGAGTTCGGAGGGGAGAACCTCTACATCAGGAGAACCTAAAGAAACCTAG